The genomic DNA CCAGCAGCACACGGTGCGGCAATCGCCCTTCGGTATCTGCAATATCGGTGCGTAAACGTAATTTCCAGCCAATCTCTTGCGCTATGCCAATAAACGCATTGCCGGTGCTTTCTGGCAGAACCACGCAGAAAAACCCCTCTTCTGAAATAAGCTCTGCGGCACTGATCAGCAGCGCCTTATGGTCGAGGGAGCCGGTATAACGGGCCTGTTCACGCTCAGGCGTTCCGCACTCAACTCCGGGCGCGTAGTAGGGAGGATTGCTGACAATCAGGTCGTAACGCGCGGTTTGCTCCGGCGTCCAGTCGAGCACATCTGCACATTCAACGTTAATCCGGGCGGCCCACCGAGATTCAGCCGCATTTTCACTCGCCTGCTCTGCCGCCTGCGCATCCAGCTCCACCGCATCTATGGTGACATGCGCTTCGGTACGTTGCGCCAGCATCAGCGCCAACAGCCCGCTGCCCGTCCCAATATCCAGAATACGCTTTACACCTGCGACAGGTGCCCAGGCACCCAGTAAAATAC from Enterobacter ludwigii includes the following:
- the trmN gene encoding tRNA(1)(Val) (adenine(37)-N(6))-methyltransferase TrmN — protein: MSQLKAQLRRDGFTFKQFFVAHDRCAMKVGTDGILLGAWAPVAGVKRILDIGTGSGLLALMLAQRTEAHVTIDAVELDAQAAEQASENAAESRWAARINVECADVLDWTPEQTARYDLIVSNPPYYAPGVECGTPEREQARYTGSLDHKALLISAAELISEEGFFCVVLPESTGNAFIGIAQEIGWKLRLRTDIADTEGRLPHRVLLALSPKEGECFNDRMVIRGPDQRYSEDYTALTQAFYLFM